A stretch of DNA from Spiroplasma endosymbiont of Nebria brevicollis:
ATTTGGTGTCAATGGCGGAGTGGTCACACCTGTTCCCATCTCGAACACAGCAGTTAAGCACTCCAGCGGCGAAAATACCAGTAATGGGAAAATAGCACGATGCCAAATTTTTTATTATTTTTTTACAAATCTTAATTTTAAACATTAAGATTTTTTTATTTTGTTTAAATACTAAAAATTAATTAAAAGGTTGCCTACTTATTTACAAGTAGGCAACCTTAAACTTTTATTTTAAGTAAGCAATAGCTTCAATCTCAATTAAAGCATCTTTAGGAATACGAGCAACTTGGACAGCAGCTCTTGCTGGTTTATGGTCACCAAATAGTTCTCCATAAACAACGTTCATATCCATAAAATGGTTTAAGTCTTGTAAAAAAATATTTACCTTCACAATATGGTTTAAAGTAATTTTAGCAGCTTCACAAATGGCTTTAATGTTTATTAAACATTGTTTAGTCTGAGCAGTAATATCCTTCCTAGCAAACTCACCTGTGACACTATTAATAGGTAGTTGTCCGGAAATGTATAAGAAGTCACCAGCAATTATAGCTTGACTATAAGGACCAATCGCAAAAGGGGCTTTATCAGTTTGAATGGTTTTATTCATTGTTATCACTCTTTCTCTATATAAATATTTATGATGTTCAAATTAATCCTTGTGTTGATCTAAACATTTTTGCAAAGCAGGAGATTAATTTTTTTAAGTTAATAATATAACCTATATTAGCAACTTGAACTATAACTACATTTTACCTGATTTTAGTTTAATAATTAATAAAATTTTAATTATATAACAGGTTGAAGTATTTATTAAACTTATCTAATTCATGGTTGTAACTTTTGATTTGCAATTAGATTCAGGTTTAACTATTGTTAGTGTAAGGAGTTTTAGATTATAAGTATTTGTTTAAAGATAAAAAATATTCATTTTTTTGGAATCTTTGGTAAGTTGTTTTGGACATAAATAAGAATAAGTTTTTTGATTTATAACAAAAGTAAGTGATACATGATAATTCGTCTTACGTCAATTATTAACATTTAAAGTTTTATTATAACTAGTAAATAATCAATAAT
This window harbors:
- a CDS encoding RidA family protein, which codes for MNKTIQTDKAPFAIGPYSQAIIAGDFLYISGQLPINSVTGEFARKDITAQTKQCLINIKAICEAAKITLNHIVKVNIFLQDLNHFMDMNVVYGELFGDHKPARAAVQVARIPKDALIEIEAIAYLK